Proteins from a genomic interval of Trichoderma breve strain T069 chromosome 2, whole genome shotgun sequence:
- a CDS encoding major facilitator superfamily domain-containing protein — translation MALTQPTTGLGSAEASSTEGDVTEGDFTLEPKIESKIETPGHNAQEMPAIEAQATADATSEPPPDGGLRAWLQIVAGHLVVFNTWGYIISFGIFQPYYMDMLNLPASAVSWIGSIQTCLLFLIGTFSGRAFDAGYTRTFLIIGFIMQGICQGLGCGLVFAPTIANMSTYFSKKKILALSAAACGGGTGGVVFPLIAQQLIPKVGFRWTVRVMGFVVLASSVIIISLMRTRLPPRKAGPLVDWSAFKELTYVLFAISMFITLWATYFAYYYARPYSIDRLDGSQSTSFNMLMIINAIGIPGRLVPAFLADRYFGAVNMFIPTILAAAICIFAWAGVNSITGDYIWVVFFGFFGAGIQGMFPATTAGLTKDLSKAGVRIGMIFTIISVAALTGPPLAGKLVAVANGSYIGAQIWGGVCLVVGALFLIGASWASQRELKKSKEQSISQE, via the exons ATGGCACTTACACAACCAACGACAGGCCTAGGGTCTGCTGAAGCGTCTTCCACGGAGGGAGACGTTACCGAGGGAGACTTTACCTTAGAACCAAAAATCGAATCAAAAATCGAAACGCCTGGCCACAATGCTCAAGAAATGCCCGCTATTGAAGCACAGGCTACAGCTGATGCCACCTCAGAACCTCCGCCGGACGGGGGTCTCAGGGCGTGGCTTCAGATTGTTGCCGGgcatctcgtcgtcttcaacaCATGGGGTTacatcatcagcttcggcaTCTTCCAACCATACTACATGGATATGCTCAACCTCCCGGCCTCAGCCGTGTCTTGGATCGGGAGCATCCAGACCTGCCTACTATTTCTCATTGGCACCTTCTCTGGACGTGCCTTTGATGCTGGATACACCAGGACATTCCTGATAATAGGATTCATCATGCAG GGAATTTGCCAGGGCTTGGGCTGTGGGCTTGTCTTTGCACCGACGATTGCCAACATGTCGACATACTTCTCTAAGAAGAAGATCCTGGCCTTGTCGGCGGCTGCTTGCGGCGGTGGAACTGGAGGCGTTGTCTTCCCCTTGATTGCGCAGCAGCTGATTCCCAAGGTCGGATTCCGCTGGACGGTCCGAGTCATGGGATTTGTGGTTTTGGCCAGCagcgtcatcatcatttcgCTCATGAGGACGAGGCTGCCGCCGCGAAAGGCTGGGCCTCTGGTTGACTGGTCTGCTTTCAAAGAGTTGACCTATGTCTTGTTTGCTATTAGCATGTTCATCACGCTCTGGGCAACGTATTTTGCATACTACTAC GCACGCCCGTACTCAATAGATCGACTCGACGGATCTCAATCGACATCTTTTAATATGCTCATGATCATCAATGCCATTGGCATTCCAGGACGACTTGTACCGGCTTTCCTGGCTGACCGATACTTTGGAGCTGTCAATATGTTCATCCCCACGATCTTGGCCGCGGCCATTTGCATATTTGCTTGGGCGGGTGTCAATTCCATCACTGGAGATTACATCTGGgtcgtcttctttggcttcttcggcGCCGGCATCCAGGGCATGTTCCCCGCGACAACAGCCGGGCTGACCAAGGACCTGAGCAAGGCTGGTGTGCGAATCGGCATGatcttcaccatcatcagcgtTGCAGCGCTTACTGGGCCGCCGCTGGCTGGAAAGCTGGTTGCGGTGGCTAATGGAAGCTATATCGGAGCTCAGATATGGGGAGGAGTTTGTCTCGT